The sequence aaaatctccctggatttgtgtttgtgtgtgtggggggggggggatttttgtttgtttttttgttttttgaacttctcttggttttctctttgattgtctgctGGCATACTGGGGTACTTCTCTCAGGTCTTTcaagtgccttatgttctattggattcagtatttgtgtgtcttaaacatgtatgtgtttcattgacttagtatttgtttgactcaacactctgccattagtctggggcttggacagccatctttaaagccctttattgccaggataaGCAATTTTTGAAGTCTAGACTACTCAATCAGAAGTCAactaggaggctctggggagggagcactgaatccaggatgctagaccactagggagtcctcagacacagggaagattaattgcagagaactctcacagagcccagtatcagagtctaagattcAGCTTTGTCCgattgtctgcaactgccagtgctgaacaccacacaccaaactacaaacaagacaggaacacaaacacacccatcagccacagactacttaaagccatcttaacctcacagataccctaaaacacacctcctgacatggccctactcattaaagagaaaagacacagagccacacaccagaaagcagacaccagaaccGCAATCAagaggaagcctactcaagacactggacaaatcccACCACTAGGGgtagagggcagaaacaagaggaattactactaggcagcataaggaaaggagacagaaaatcctataaattagacaaaatgagaaaacaaagaaacaccatgcaggcaaaggagcaggaaaaaaaaaaacacaagaccaaataaatgaagaggaaataggaagattgcctgaaaaagaattcagagtaatgatagtaaagatgatccaaaatcttgataacaaaatacagaaaatacaagaaacagttaataaggactcagaagaactaaagagcaaacaaaaagtaatggacaacaaaataactgaaattaaaaatactctagatggtataaacagcagaataattgaagcaggtgaatgaataactgagttggaagatagaatggtgaaaataatGACCACAGAGCagtaaagcagaaaagaataaaaagaatggaagatggtatcagagacctttgggacaacattaagcacactgGCAtccaaatcataggcatcccagaagaagaaaaaaaaaaaagaaagaatctgagaaaatatttgaagaggttatattgGAAAACTTCACCAATATgggaaagcaaataaataatcaagtccaagaagcacagagactcccatagagaataaacccaaggagaaatacaccaaggcacatattaatcaaactaatgataattaaacacaaagaaaaagtattaaaagcagcaagggaaaagctacaaagaacatataagggaaaacccataaggatagcagttgatctttctgcagaaactctgcaggccagaatggaatggcaggatatactgaaagtcctgaaagagaaaaacctacagccaagcaTACACTATTcatcaagaatctcattcagatttgagggagaaatcaaaagctttacagacaagcaaacttaagagaattcagtaccaccaaaccagccttactacaattgctaaaagaaacacaagagaaggaaaagacctacaaaaacaaacccaaaacaattaagaaaatggtaataggaacacatgtcaataatcaccttaaatgtaaatggattaaatgctccaaccaaaagacagagactggctgaatggatacaaaaacaagacccttctgtatgctgcctacaagaaacccatttgagaccaagggatacatatagactgaaaggaaagggatggaaaaagatattccatgcaaatggaagtcataagaaagctggagtagcaatactcatatcagaaacattagactttaaagtaaagactaatACAAGAGACAAgtaaggacactacataatgattaagggatccatccaagaagaacatatcacaatggtaaatatctatgcacccaacataggagcattttaatacagaaggcaaatgctaccaGCCATAAAAGGCAAAAttggcagtaacacaataattgtaggagactttaacacctcacttacatcaatggacagatcatccacacagaaaataaataaagacacacaagctttaaatgatacattacaccatctcgatttaattgatatttataggacattccatccaaaaacgacataTTACAcgttcttcccaagtgcacatggaacatttccaggatagatcacaacttgggtcacaaatcaagcctcagtaaatcaagcaaattgaaatcatatcaagcatcttcttctaTTCCACAATGCCATgagtgagactagatatcaattacatgaaaaaaaatataaaaaatataaacacatggaggctaaacaatatgctatgaaacaaccaagaaatcacaaaagaaatcaaagaggaaatcaaaaaatattgagaaaaaatgacaatgaaaacacagcaacccaaaacctatggaatgtggcaaaagcagttctaagagggaagtttatagtaatacagtcctacctcaagacacaagaaaaatattgaacaaacaacctaatcttacacctaaaacaatcagagaaaaaagaagcagaacaacaacaacaacaaaaaaaaaactcaaagtgagcagaaggaaagaaataataaagaacagatcagaaataaatgaaaaagaaaggaaggaaagaatagcaaagatcaatgaaactaaaagctggttctttgagaagataaacaaaattgataaaccattagccagactcatcaggaaaataagggagaagatacaaatcaacagaattagaaatgaaaaaggagaagtaacaatggacacctcagaaatacaaaacatcatgagagactactacaaggaactatatgccaataaattggataacctggaagaaatgcataaatgcttagaaaagtacaatcttccaaaactgaaccaggaagaaataaaacatatgaagAGACTAATCACattatggaaattgagactgtgattaaaaatctcccatcaaacaaaagcccagggccagatggcttcacaagtgaattctatcaaacatttcaagaagagctaacacctaaccttctcaaactcttccaaaatatagcagaatgaggaacactcccaaactcatttacgaggccaccatcaccctgataccaaaaccaggcaaagatgtcacaaaaaaataaaactacagaccaatatcactgatgaatatactggcaaaaatcctcaaaaaaatactagctaacaaaatccaacagaacattaaaaagatcatacgccatgatcaagtggggtttatctctgggatgcaaggattcttcaatatatgcaaatcaatcaatgtgatacatcatatcaacaaattgaaggataaaaaccatatgataatctcaatagatgcagaaaaagcttttggctaatttcaacaccaatttatgataaaaactctccagaaaaagtgtatagaaggaaattacctcaatataataaaagccatatatgagaatctAAAAGCCAacttcattctaaatggtgaaaaaatgaaagtattccctgtaagaacaggaacaagacaaggttgtccactctcaccattaggattcaacgtagttttggaagttttagccacagcaatcagagaagaaaaagaaataaaaggaatccaaattggaaaagaagaagtaaaattgtcactgcagatgacataatattgtacattgaaaaccctaaagactctaccagaaaactgctagcactaatcaatgaatttagtaaagtagcaggatacaaaattaatgcacagaaatctcttgcattcctctacactaacaaagaaagagcagaaagagaaattaaggaaactctcccattttccattgccacaaaaagaataaaatacctaggaataaacctaactaaggaggcaaaagacctgcattcataaaattataagacactgatgaaagaaatcaaagacaatacaaacagatggagagacataccatgttcttggattgaaagaatcaacattgtgaaaatgacagtactatatccaaagcaatttacagattcaacacaatccctatcaaattactgatggcatttttcagagaactagaacaagaaatcttacgatttgtatggaaacacaaaagactctgaatagtcaaagcaatcttgagaaggaaagatggagttgatggactcaggcttcctgacttcagcctatactacaaggccacagtgaacaagacagtatgttactggcacaaaaatagaaaggaagatcaatggaacagaatagagaactcagaggtaaacccaaacacatatggacaccttatctttgacaaaggaggcacgaatatacaacagaaaaaagacagcctcttcaataagtggtgctaggaaaattggacagcaacatgtaaaagaatgaaattagaacacttcccaacaccatacacaaaaagaaactccaaatggattaaagacctacatgtaaggccagacactatcaaactcctcgaggaaaacataggcagaacactctatgacatacatcagagCAAGATTCTTTTggcccacctcccagaataatggaaataaaatcaagaatgaacaaatggtacctaatgaaatttaaaagcttttgcacagcaaaagaaaccataaacaagacaagaagacaaccctcagaatgggagaaaatacttgccaataaagcaacagacaaaggattaatctccaaaatatacaagcagctcatgcagcttaataccaaaaaaagcaaataacccaatccacaaatgggcagaagacctaaatagacatttctccaaaggagacatgcagatggataacaaacacatgaaatgatgctcaacatcactaatcattagagaaatgcaagtcaaagccacaatgaggtatcacctcacaccagtcagaatggtcatcatcaaaaaatctagaaacaataaatgttggagagagtgtggagaaaagggacccctcttGCACTGTCAGAGacaatgcaagttggtacagccactatggaaaacagtttggaggttccttaaaaactaaaaatagaactaccatatgacccagtaatcccacttctgggtatatacccagataaagccataatccaaaaagaaacatgtaccataatgttcattgcagcactatttacaatagccaggacatggaagctagctaaatgcccatcaacagataaatggataaagaagatgtggcatatgtatatacaatggcatattactcatccataaaaaggaatgaaatggagctatatgtaatgaggttgatagacatagagtctgtcatattgactaaagtaagccagaaagagaaaaacaaatactgtatgctaactcatatatacggaatctaaaaaaaaaaaaaaaaaaatggtcctgatgatcccagtgacagggcaagaataaggatgcagatgcagagaataaacTGGAGGACACGGGCTTAGTGGGGCagaaggcaaaggggaagctgggatgaagtgagagagtagcatagacatatatacgctaccaaccataaaatagatagctagtgggaagttgctatataacaaagggagatcaactcgatgatggatgatgccttagagggccaggacagggagagcgggagggagtcaagggagggaggggatatggggatatatgtataaaaacagctgattcactttggtgtacctcaaaagctggtacaacagtgtaaagcaattattttccaataaagatcttaaatatatatatatatatatatatatatatatatattctacagccagagtgcggataatttttgactcaccctcttctattaaattaaattaaatgtattaaactaaaataaatatactaaactaagtgcattaaaataaattcatttatatataatatataaaacatattttaaactatttggtTGTCGTCAAATTTCCAATTACTCCAAATCTAGAGTAAGTAGTATACCAtgcattacatatatatgtatataattcattaatataatgttaaatgtatattaagtatattaacaaataagtattaatttttcaatatttactcTAGAATTAGCATAATTGGAGATCAGAAGAGGGCAAGGATAGAGGCAAATATACCTAATAGATAGTGATTCCACATTCTGAAAGAGGATGTATGGGAATACCCTATTTCACAAAGTTTGAAAATTTCTGGATTATCTTATTAaaaattttcctccttttctgtatTTCCATCTGTCACCTTAATAGAGATGTAGTACATTTCATTCGAATACTTCTTCAAAATATTCTTGTCTTTAGTCTTCTATATTCTTCTAATTATTTGCATTCTttccaaaattaaattatattgtgaaaaaaaattggaaaaaggtGTTTTGCTTTAAAGACTGTGATTTAtgaaatgtatgtaaattatatcagtCTGTATTTTGTGAATAAAACAAAGCTACTAGCAGTGCTCCAGGACTGAAGAATTTTATATCAGAATAGGACTTATATAAACTTGAGCAGATGGAGGGTAGGAGATCTGTCAGCCTTCACATGGAGGTTTGCAAAAATATTAAGTCACCACTTGACTTTGAGAGACTGGCTAGGGTGGAAAAGCGTGAGGCATGGAATTATCTGAAGCTTCCTGCTTTGGATACTCAAGGTGAGACTAAATCATAAGAACTCTGGAAATGTCTGTAGAACTACCACATCAGGAGAAGCTCCACTGTCAGATGAAGCTACAAGAAATAAAGTTCCCCACTTCactttcattttcctaatttgaGTGAGATTCCTGTTCTCGTGAAACTCTAACCTGGAACCACAAAGGGAAACTGCTTCTGGAAAATATAAGGGATCACCAGGGGACAATAGAGGATCTTGAACACTGCCCTTGAAATTGACCAGGTCCCAACCTGTGTTTCAACTTATTATGaccaaatacattatttttaacctCTGAAAACTGATAACCCCACTTTGATATTCTCAACCTACTTTCTTTTAGGTATATGTAAtctgagaaacattttaaatcactTCTAGGTCAAGTTCTGACTCTGGTGTTCATGTTCTGCCTGATACTACCTTTCTgaaattcagaattatttttacaaagaaagagcaaaagaacATACTAAACAAACATTGAGTAGGAAAATGTGACTTAAAACTGGAAAACGTActtcagaactttaaaaaaatttataataccTTTACgaaaaaaagtagattagtgttttGATAGCACTAGCACCTAAATGGCAAACAGGATCAATTCCCAATGTGTACCATGAATGGAAAGTTACAATATAATTagcaaaaacaaatggaaaaacaaaaacaataacaaaacaaaatgatgatTCTGAgagagtcttttttaaaaaaggagaatttCAGGGTACTGGGATGGCAGGTGTGGGTAATATGAATAAGTAAGacatttgaaaattctttttggCTTAGCCagtgttgttattttttatgctTATTCAACAATGCAAACAACAGAAGAACAGAAACTTATCTCAATTCCCTAAAGTGAAGAAACTGATGATGTAACTTTCACACTCTGTCTCCTGAATTTAAGCTTGATTGCCTTGGCCTTGGAAGTAAAAGCAGCCTCATTCGGCTTGTCTGGCTCAGATTTACTCGCTGGTGGATCAGAAaacatggagaagaaaaaatggaacaaCACGTGTGAGCTTTAAAtactgtgtttgtctttttgatggaATTTGTTTTTTGAATGCCTCTTCAGAACACTATAAAGGTACAAACAAAATAAGGAACAAAGATGTCTGATTTCTGTCTTTAATCTCTCACATAGTTCTGACGTTAGACTTTGTGAAATCCCAGGTTTTTTTGACATAGGACCACTACATTATATTTGTTGGTATTTCCATGTGTCGGTTTCCATGTGTGCTGCTGGTGTGCAGCAACTCTGAAACTGACCAGAGCTCAATCATTATGGAGCTCCTAATCTTTCCATAATCTAGaactgaaatgtaattttaatttaaataattttaggaCAGTTGTGTCAAGCATGGCTTTAGCAATTCAACtgggaaattaaaaattgaaatattcagGCAAAGCAGTTGTTCAGTAAAATGCTGGTTTATAGAAGAGAGGATTTTACTAAATTTCCGATTAAACTGAGATGCAAGATCACTATGCTGGGTTGTAGGGCTGTATCTTTGTGTGTGGGACCCAACTGATCCATATTGCTATGTTTTGTGACATACGCCTTATACCCTTcaactccattcattcattcattgactaTGCATGGAATATCTAATATTTTTGACACTTTTTGGGGGGAATAGGTGacatcagaaaaaggaaaaaaagtaagtttTAATGCATTTTTCAACCAGATAATTGTTGCTTAAGACATCCGTAGCTGCTGTTTTTGtcatttcttataaaaatcatttatctatataaaacattaaattccttagtctttactttaaggtgaGGGGAACCAGCCAACATACTTCTGACCTCCTGTCCTACACCAACTCTTTACCCTGTCTATCTTCCTCCTATGCACATTGTCTCACCTCAGTGTCCTCCTTCCAACATATCTACACTCCAAGTGCCATACTGCATTGTACGAGGGTCAGCAACTCGAATTTATCCTGCCCTGCAAATGTTCTGCACCCCCAAATACCCTCCTACCCTATGCAATATTGCTACCCCTCTTGCCCCAAACCATGTTTGCATCCCAAATGTCCTGACCTACATCAGGTCTGCACCCTTCTTGTCCGCCTGCTCCACAGCAGATCTGaaacctcccttccctccttgctCCATACAAGGTCTGCACCCTCCTATCCTGCACCAGACTTGCAATCCTGCCCTCCTGAATTTTGTAAAGTCAACACCCAAGTGCCTTCATCTACTGTACAAGGTCTGTACACCTTCTGCCCTTCTTCTCTTCATTAGGTCTGCACCTTGAGCTGCTCTCCTCAGGCAGGCTGAACACTATCTGCTCTGATTTCCCCAGTGGTCCTGCTTATGGAGCTTCAATTAGCAAGGAACAGTTGAATAAACTGTAGTATTTTAGCCATGAAAGGGGAGTTAATGGACATATATGAgggtagaaaatatttaagattacAAGTTGTCAGTGAACTAAGTTATATTAGTACcattaacaatattaatattgACATTAACATTAGTTTGATTTCTATCATTGAGTCTTGGATGAGCTATTGTGTCCAAAAGTGGAGTGAGAGTTTTAGTGATTGACTTCAAGGCTTACATTGTGTTACAGAATTAAGCTGTGTGGCTTACTTTAGCTTTCTAATCCTCCCATGAAATGAGTCCTTTTATATTCTCAGGTTggggaaaactaaataaaaatttaaaaatgtaaacactttGTCTATTTATACAGCACTTGAGTGGTCATCTGCCCAGGTCTGTTTCATATTCCTCTCTAAGTTTGTGGCCAAAATGAAAACTGGCCTCTTTGAAATCTGAGCATTTGTTATGACATCAGTAcaattacacttttttttaaagtagctctAAGTACGTTTTATTGGAAAAAACTGATAATAAAATCATGTGCATATGAAATGTCTATAAACACTAACTCATTTCTTCCTCAGGTGAGAACTGTAACCAAGACTATGTACTCAGGGAATCAAAATTCACAGAATCAAACATCAAATGTTTTCATCCTTGTGGGACTCTTTGGTGAAACCAAACATGCCATCCTCCTCTACACTGTGACCTTCATCTTCCTCTTGATAGCCCTAACTGGGAACACCCTCCTCATCATCCTCATCCACCTGGAGCCCTGCctgcacacccccatgtacttctacATCAGCCAGCTTTCCCTCATGGACCTCATATACATATCTGTGACTGTGCCCAAGATGCTCATGGACCAAGTGACAGGAGATCATACAATTTCTCCCTCAGGTTGTGGGATCCAGATGTTCTTCTATCTGACCCTCGCTGGAGCTGAGACTTTCCTCCTGTCTGCCATGGCCTATGACCGATATGCTGCCATTTGCAGACCTCTCCATTACCCGCTGCTGATGAACCAGAGAGTCTGTGAATGCCTGGTGTCTGGATGCTGGTTCCTAGGAATGCTGGATGGTTTGTTGCTCACACCCATCACTATGAGCTTCCCCTTTTGTCATTCCAGAAAAATCCTGAGTTTCTTCTGTGAGGCCCCTGTCTTGTTAAAACTCTCCTGCTCTGACATCTCCCTCTACAAGATGCTCATGTACCTGTGCTGTGTTCTCATGCTCCTTATCCCTGTCATCATCATCTCAGGCTCCTATGCCCTCATCCTGCATCTCATCCACAGAATGAGTTCATCAGAGAGCCGCAGGAAGGCCTTtgccacctgctcctcccacatGATTGTAGTGTTGCTATTCTTTGGTGGGGCCATCTACACCTACATGCTTCCTGATTCCTACCACACAGCTGAGCAGGACATGATGGCATCAGCCTTTTACACCATTATCACCCCTGTGCTGAACCCCCTGATTTACAGCCTCCGGAACAAAGATGTCACAGGTGCTCTGAGGAGCAGGATGCAATCAGGGCTGAGCCTAAGAAAAGTTGTAAAGGGGAAATCTTGCAGATGATCATGTATCTTTCCTCTATTATATTATTCCTCCCTCcctatttctcctttcctttctcccctgtTTTCAGGGCCCCCAACACTGAGTCCAGTTataattcccttttctcttaTGCATGTGGCATTTCTTCTCCATACTCTTTAATCATGGTAGTTTATCTCATTATATTTAGTGCCCTTATACTGTACTCCTTTCATCTGTGAGGCAACAGttgacataaagaaaaatacatttagggGCTTTTTATCTGATCTCCCAAatttattcatcatttttttaataaatctatgtatgcatgtatgtatgtatgtattggctgccttgggtctttatttctgtgtgtgggctttctctagttgcagcaagtgggggttactctttgttgcagttcatgggcttcccactgcggtggcttctcttgttgcagagccactctaggcacgcgggcttcagtagttgtggctcatgggctctagagctcagactcagtagttgtggcacaggggtttagttgctctgtggcatatggaatcttccccgaccagggatcgaacctgcatcccctgcactggcaggtggattcttaagctctgtgccaccagggaagcccctattcaTCATTTTTATATGATACTTGGCTTTAAACACAGTTCTAAATGTAGCTCACTGAGAAGAATCCAGATCCCAGCATAACCCTGGAGGTAACCTTGGGGTTTTCCTTGCAATTTAATCCCTGTTAACTCCTAATTCACATGTGGCAACCACAGTGTTCCAATGAGTGCTGTTTTATCTCAGTAAGAACACTGAacacatttcttttcaaatactgAATGTGAGATTCATCGTGTAAATACCAATGTTTTCAATACTATTTGACTATCAAGACTACTTGGACTAAATACCAATCTACTTCAAAGTTCCCAATCATTAATACATTAATCTAACTTCACAGCCTTTAAGGTtacataaaaaattaacagtGATTTCATGAttagtgaatttattttttaatttattgtagaGGGTGCCACATTtaaactatgagggtgagtcaaaaattaccctcactctggttatattaaaacttctgtaaattctatggccagagtgtggataagttttgactcatccttgtaaaTCTAATATCCTTGAAAGAGGATGGAAGTGGGAATCCTAATCTTAGTCGTATCCTTCTGAAACAAAGAGGATCAACAAAATGTTTGGGGGATATTCACCACTTACTGTTTCGTGTGTAGTATATCAAGCTACAAATAGAATGTTTGTAAGTCTGCAGTAGCATCAAGACtgttatttttatgataaaaataattcatgtgtCCAGTGTTTCTTGAATgtaagaagttagaaaaaaatatgtttactcTGATTAATGTGCAAGGAGCTTCAGGTTCCACATTTTAGTGTTAACACAGATTGACACAGAACACTGATCTTGCCATCAAGGGATAAACTTCAGGTGTTCCCATGCCTGTTGCATTTAAATACACTGACAAGTACTTTCTTTATAAGACCTGACAACTGTATACTTTTGATTCTCATTTATGGTTGTTCCTGCAATGCATGAAAGTAATTTTTCTGATATTGGAAATAAATCCACCAAGTCGGGAAATATTAGTACCTGGAAAGTAAGAGATGCTTTTGTAAAGGTcagtaaaattttagttttagaaaTTGATATGattaaagaagtgaaagaagcaaaactTCCCAAATGGAAACTGTACAAAAGACATATTAAACAGTGTTAGCTACCCTTATTATTAGTTTGCCAATATCACTAGATGTCTTATGTATTATCTTTCTATAGGTTTTAATTGTTCTTAATGTGTGTTTTCTTTACCTGTTGGTCATTCAGGAGCATAAAGtgcaaagaaaaactaaaatcttGAATACATCCACAAATTGAGAGACTGCTGTGATTAGGTGGACTAAAGTAAAAGAGATTAATTTTTGGTTTAGTTCTGGATATGCCTCCTTAGTTCTCGAGAGCTGTGTAACATATCTGAACTTGTCCAAGCCCTTTCAGTTGCCTTACATTATTTTGAGATGAGGAAAGAAAACTTCCTAATCAAGTTCCTTGAAGAGTAAGTGGCGTGATATGCAGAGACAGCCCTAACACCTGCTCCAAACTGTGAGTTCTCTTCCTATCTCTGTAAATCCTATACTCCTTATTTGCTTTCAAGTGGTGACAGTGTGAGAGATTGTGTAGAGTCATAGAAACCTCCAGCTAAATCCTAGATTTGCTACTCAGCAACTCTGTTGAACTGATTACCCCACCACTGCACTGGTTTCTCTCCACTTAAAATGGAGCTAGCAACATAAACATAATCATGGAGCCTTGAATATCAAGTGAATTTAATTCACTTGCCCAGTCCAGGGCCTGACCCTTTGAAGGGTCTAGATAAAAGTTGCTCCCTCTTAAGTGCGACTGGATGAGGGTGACTTTGCCTGtgactctgtctctgtgtgtctgttgtGCTTCTTCATGAACAGGTGGGAGCCTGTGTAACTGTGAAATGAAAGGAACTCATCAGCTGTCTGTTGAATTAAAGAACACtatttctggtctttttcatCTTCCAATTAGAAATTTCCACATAATTATTTGATTAGAGTATAAccatattttatgtaatatgtaGTTTACTGTTTTCTCACAAATCTATGTTTATCCACTATCCTTTGATATAAAAGATATGAATGTCATTCTGCCAATCAAACTCTATGAAAAAGCAAATCTTCCTAGATTCTTGTATCATTCAACTATTTATTAAACTTTAATGGATTCCCTTCTCTGTCTCAGGTGCTCTACAGTTTACGAGGGATACAGCAGTGGCCAGAAGAAAAACCCTTG is a genomic window of Hippopotamus amphibius kiboko isolate mHipAmp2 chromosome 15, mHipAmp2.hap2, whole genome shotgun sequence containing:
- the LOC130836390 gene encoding olfactory receptor 2T3-like, whose product is MYSGNQNSQNQTSNVFILVGLFGETKHAILLYTVTFIFLLIALTGNTLLIILIHLEPCLHTPMYFYISQLSLMDLIYISVTVPKMLMDQVTGDHTISPSGCGIQMFFYLTLAGAETFLLSAMAYDRYAAICRPLHYPLLMNQRVCECLVSGCWFLGMLDGLLLTPITMSFPFCHSRKILSFFCEAPVLLKLSCSDISLYKMLMYLCCVLMLLIPVIIISGSYALILHLIHRMSSSESRRKAFATCSSHMIVVLLFFGGAIYTYMLPDSYHTAEQDMMASAFYTIITPVLNPLIYSLRNKDVTGALRSRMQSGLSLRKVVKGKSCR